One Salvia miltiorrhiza cultivar Shanhuang (shh) chromosome 6, IMPLAD_Smil_shh, whole genome shotgun sequence genomic window, TCCCTATGATCACGATCCTTTGATCTTTCATGAGACAGCTCACGAgatctttctctatctctctcccttggcCTCTCTCGGGACTTCTCCCTGTCcctgaaagaaagaaagaaagaaagaaaggaaagaATGAGGAACATATTATAGTTCCAATATCTGTGCAAGGTAATTTATCTGAATCATTTAGAGTTGCAGAAAAATAGTTGATGTTTTATTCTGGTAAATTTTCTATTACCTATCTCTTTCACCCCTTGGCTCCTCAGATCGAGATATTCCTCCAGACTGCACATGCTCTCTGATACGCCAAGATGCCAAAACAAAATGAATCAGATAGTCacatatttgtttttccttgAAGTGATGAATATTACATCAACCATAACAGTTTCCATACAGCCATGTAATCTTCATTTCAACATCACCAGGAGAATATAGACAATGCTTATTGTATGGCATCTCTAGAGGAGAAAGCAAAAGAAATCCAACATGATGGGAAAGTAGCTAAGGGCTGGGTATCTTACGTTTGCTACTTGTGAATATAGTGAGAAAAAGctaaagtgaaaaaaaataagCACGAAGAGTGGAAAAATTAGTTTCATCGGAATAGGGATATAATGTTATATATGAATTGAGGTAACAACAAACTGACTAAATTACTCCAAACCTTTACATCTCAAGACCTAGTTGCTTCTGCCCAATATGAATGTACAAAAATTATCACACCTTGACCCTTAAATCTCATAGGAGTAGTTTCCAAGGCCTTGTCGTGCAAGAAAAGTTCTAGATAGATATAATGTAACTAGAATTACCTCCCCAAAGGTCTCTGGTTGGCATCTTCACTGCCAATTCGAGTAGTTCCAAGTCCACCACCAAGCCTGCGAGGTCGCCAATTAGGGACAGTTCTACCACGTTCAACATCCACAAGCACCCTCCGGTTATCAATCTTTTTCCCATCCGCTTGTTTATATGCAGCTGCACGCCATATATGCAGAATTATAACCAAATGCTGATTGGAGGAGGAAAAAGGAGAAATTTATGGAATCTAGTAAACCTTTCATGTCTCGTGTATGCACATATTCAATGAAGGCATAGCCTCTAGGCTTGTTTGACTCTTTATCAGTAACCAAGCGAACCTGAAACTCCAAATGTCCTGGTTAATAAGCTATAATTACAGAAATAGACACATCCCTAAGGAAAAAGAGCAGTTTTAAAATCACAGCTTGAATTCCTATTACTACTATGTAATATAAGCCTAAGGGCACGGCAGACAGGCACTATGCCTAATTAGCCGTGCTCACCTTTCAATAATAGAGCTTCCAGGCGAGATGCATCACCATCACTGCTAGATGTGACTTAAAACGGCAGCCAATTTACCAGTTGACATGTACACTAACCTCCCCTTACCAGGGacttgttttttaaataaataacactGAAAATGACTATAAGTAACATTCAATACCGGGATGCCTTGAGAAGTGCTgaagcatttttatttttgacagCCTTTAAATCCAAAAGTAAGATTTTAGTAGGATCATTCTGTACTAGAAAAAGCAAGAGAACAAAAAGAGAGAGATGCTAATACTCCCAATGTGTTTTACCCCATGTAAAATTTGCCTCTCCAGGTTGCTTGAAGTAAGAGCCAAAGGCACAAAGCATCACTGCTCTTCACAAACTAATGTATTACCTTCTCTTGAACGAAGCATCATCTTTTGACTAAAAATGATTCctcaaagaaaataaatggaaAGCAAACACGAATTAAGGGAATGATTTTCCCTCTTAAATGGAGTGGTACTTACATGTTAAACTCTACTGAGTGAAGAGATGAAGGAGAACTCTGAATCCAAAAGAGTGTAGGGGAATAAggattatcaaaataacctatAGCTAATAATGTTGATAAAATTACACCTGGGGAACTCCCAAACCTGATCTTACCATCCACCGCGGTTCAAGTGTTAATTACGAATACTATAACTTGCAGGTGTGGTAAAAGTCACATTACACAATTGTGGTTTTTCATTCATATTAGGAAAAAGGTGTTCATACTACATACTAATGACTAATGATTGATTGATATGATAGTATTATTTCCAAACTACTCCAATTAGCATGACGAGAGGAAGAGTTATCATGAAATATAATTAGATTTAAAATACTTGAATTATCTTaacaaaatacaacaaaatccCTAAAAACCAAAACTAACAAGATAAACAAAATCCAAAGCCCATTTAAGCAACAACACCCTGTATTAACATAACATAACTCTTTTTTTTGTGCGTTTGAGATCTTGGGAAGTGCAAATCTTTCTCGGTTTAATGATCAATGCATTTTTTTAGTAGATAAAAGAAATGGTTTAGACTGGCACTGCTAAGACACATGCAAAATTTCTTACCAAACTTGAAAGCCAACAACCCAAGCCTCATACTTGGGTGTTCCAAAATACCTACCCGCTTGATAGGACCATAAGCTTCAAACTCTCTTTTAACTCTGCTTTCAGTTGTCTCATAATTCTGAAAAGAAAAACACCATGTAAGCAGACTAGGGTCAATACCAaacaatgaataaaaaaataacaattattacTCACAAGCCTAGCCACAAACAATGTCTTGTATGGATCTCCAACGATATCGGGGTCATTACTTGGATCATCTGGCACAAGATATCTTAAAACAATGAGCAATGTATGACAAAAAGCTGAATCTGACAAGTTACAATAATAGATTTTTTTACGGACAGATAGATATATGATATAGATAAGAAACACACACACCCACCCATATATATGTACAGAGAGACTCTCAAGctctttttattattaatgaagTGTGGGCAATGAAGTAAGAGACAGAAGTATTCATCCTTTGGTATCATCAATGAAGTGTGGgcaatttttattatcaaatatacGATGCAAAAAGAAGTAACTACATTTCTCAAGCTCCTCCGCTGCCTTCTTGGCTCCCTCCTCCAACCGTAGTTGGTGAATCCTGGCCCTTCTTTCCGTCTGCACAAACGAacagaagataaataaatttattgcaTGTTTATGATGATAGTTTAAAAACTATAGTGTAGAAACTGGATACCTTTAAAGCCTCAATTTTAAACATTGGAAAATGCAAAATCAACCAAACTCATATTTTCTATCTCTCAAAAACCCAGTGgtaataataatactccctccgtcccactataagtagctcaaaacttttcggcacgggaattaaggagaatgtgtaaatttgttaaaagtggtagggccTACATTTTTTTAAGAGTTAAATTTTTCCATTATGGAAAcaggccacttatagtgggacggcccaaaatggaatacaagccacttttagtgggacggagggagtacaagttAAAATTTGTCCAAACCCAATTCTTTAgacaattattaaaaatttcCCATCCTACAAACTCAATAGCATGCATGCTTAACACCTAAACCTGCTGATAAGATACCTTATAAATTGTTGACACACAACATACTCCCACAACTGGACACATAACTTTTAATGGCCTATGCTAAGACGTTAATATTAACATCCGTACATCACCATACCCAGGAAATTAATATAGATCAATACAGCAAGAATCAAATAATACATGAATCGAGTGGCTGTGCTCAAGCTGAATCGAGGATGTGCCATCACATCCTTGTCACATTTAAAAGTACAATAATACATAATTCCATTTTTAAGTTAAATCATATAGACATGTATAGGCAAATACTATCTACCCACATGGACAAGCATTTGCCTCGGTATCAAGTCAAAGTAAAGCTTAGAGATTACAAAACTTCCTAGTTGTATGCATGACAAGATATTGCGACAGAAAAAGACTTACCGGAGTCTCACCCTTCTGCACTGGAGGAGCATATTGAGGATCGCCCGGCTCAGCAAAATTATTAACAAATTGAGCTATTCCTGGGAAAGCAAATGAAAACAGATATTGAATAGGCAGCATAAGGAGAATACCAACAATTGAATACTTTTAGCATGGTTATAACAAGCAAAGACCTGAATATGGTGGGCATTTCCTCTTTTCAGGTGGTGGTTTGTATTCTAAAGGTGGGCGGGGCTCAAACAATTTCAGAAGATTAGCGGTTAAACCAGTTGGATGACTCTGGCCAATCTGCAGGTTATGTCATAAAGGACCCATTAATATATAGAAGAACAGATACGCTGAGATCAAATACAGCCCCAGCTACCCATTATGAAGATGGAATATAAATGAACTATAGAAGAACAGATACAGTGAGATCCTCCTTTTTCTCATTCCATTTCTAACTTTTTCCCATATCATAGCCCTACATACAACCTGATGTGACAAATCACAAGACACAGCAATCCAGAGACATATGCATCAACAAATACCCCAAAACTACTTCCCTAAAATTGTGTATTAGCGAATATGGGGGGGGGGACGACTATTGAAACTCGCTTGGAGAAATGCTATGCGAGAAACTATGCCTCCAACTATAACTGTCGTGAAACTCGCTTAACACCTAAGCCCCTATCTATCATATCAACAAATAGAAAATGGTGCCTAGAAGGCGACTGATGAAAACATTGACTCAGCGATGAGAGATTACCGATTTGAGCTACATACAATAATTAAGCCGCTAACAATAATTGTCAGGGTATTCGAGAAACTTAACAGCAAAATTAAGCCGCTATCCTATCATATCGACAAAAAAGATAACGAAACCTAGATCGCGACTGATAAAAAATGGATTCAGCGATGAGAAATTACCAATTTGAGTTGCATGACATTTGCGCGGTTCTGTGCCTTGGTGCGGGCCTGAACGGCGGCGTTCTGGTTGCGCATCATGGCGTCGCCATAGTCCCCCATCCTTCTCCAGTGGTTGAATTAGGGTTTTCTGAAGATCGGAATCGGCGATTGCGAGAGTCGATTATAATTGGGACTGATTTAGGGCGTCGTCGTCGATAGGTCAAGCGGCATAGCCGACTGATTTGGTGGAAAGGGTTTTCGGGACTTCATATTTATATACGGTTCAGCTGCCTTAATTTTATGACCATTTTTTTACCTTCATACTAAATTTTGCAGTTAATATAGAAAATACTTTCATAGTTTTATtgtccctcaaataacttctTATAAAGAAAGAGCATTGACTTTtaagataaaattattaagaGTTAATAGCATATAATATCTCGAACTTTGTTCAAAATTCATTTTCCTCATAAACTTTACAAAATCTAAAttatatcaaatactttgacataTATTCAAATTGCCCATGATTTAATTCTTGATTATTCAAAAATAGACCCCATTAAATTTGGAATATTCAGAATTGACtccttcataaaataaattacacaaCAACCCCACCTTATGAATTTTGTTTATAAAATACCTTAATGAATTTgttcttttataattataaaacataCGCATCACATCCAACACGCTCTCGCCTAAAATGGTATTAGAGCAGGTTTTATTAaggaattatattatacttaatttatttcgtaattaacctatgtgggaggagactccattttGGTGTTGGATTTGGCCATTTTTGAAGCGTAATCTGAAAAGAAGAAAAGTTGTGTAGTGCAATCTCACAGTAGAGTGCTGTGGATTTTGGAGTTAGTATGAATGCAAAAGTGATGGAAGGTGGAGGAGTGGGCGTGAAGGAAGTGTGATCGTGGAGGATGAACAATTTCCTAGGGCATTTGAAAAGACATGGGTggtttgaaatctgcgcgccaagtcagatttaatgaattttgacaTCCAAAATTAATGCCCGTCAGAGGAATACCTTAAACTAAGAGATTTGAACTGATATGGAATATTAGACACAATCTCTTGCCGAAAATAGGCAGCGTACAgtgcatgcaatgatttgaaaagataagTTCAAAAAGAAGTATTCAgaaaatcagaatataaaagtCTAAAGGCTAGAGCATAGTTGCCAGTCACTCATTATGTGACACAAGCCCTATTTTCTTTGTCAGTCAAGGTTAAAGCCAATTAAagcaagttcccaacaatcagttagaAAAACAGTCAATAACTGATAATACTTAAACAAAGTTCCCCCTAAATTCGATAACCCTTTATCAACTTAATCAGTAAAGCTTCAGGGAACAGAATTGAGTAAAAGCAATAAAAAGGCAGATTGGAATTCATCGACAATCGCACGATGTACAGAAACACAAAGTAAGGAAGGTTGACAAAGCGATCTaagaacatcatatacaaatAAGAAATTTCAAATCAGATGACATTCCTTGACCTTCCTTTgtccttagttgatgcggagcttcttgctttgtttcttcggatgtcgcagcccgattcccgacactagtgatagtggggtacgagtatcgatacgactattttttttttagaataaaagataagaagaataggtcgaacatcaagcggaagctcgcattaAAGCATGCTaaagaaaatcatcataaatgaacccaagggtaaaatcgtcaacgtcgtcataactttttaattatcaggaatttcacaaacaaaaacaaaacgggtatagttcatttttcataaggaagcataatatgcagagtatcgcagcaaaaggcgaaccgattatatgtatgaagatacataaccgtgagtatattacttgattcctATTCAAAGTAATTccacatcaagactttatcgttaaaaaggaaatacgataaagtaaattcgtcatctaacgatcccccaccagcaccagaccaatctcactccttgcttagcctgcacatttagaaatacatgcagggcgtgagtatataatactcagtgggcaaacgccgaaaaacaagaaaggtgctcttagagctataagtttgaagcttgccacatctcagcaatacacagaaataagttagtaataaatgaatctgtgtatgcagttttcataatcaacatcgtaaataagtgtctgcagacaaagtaatcgacatgtatgtaccgcatctacaactcatcatcataattaaggtactgaaaagtaggcctccctctcaagtaccgtgaccggccgacccgaagacggctcgcagtcacctctgtgcacaaaatcccgcttgtggcaggacccaattcgtctcatctcatcagtagagggtaacatataaactcaacatcaaaaattggcaagtcaaacagttctcaaacatcatttatctcaacatttgataatctcataacatcattaaatcattttatgGAGCTCGTATAataaacgtatactcaaaatattgcccacctgaagaccttactcaaaatctcccgtcaaagcggagatACTTACTCCCTTGCTCTGCttgtgtcttcagggatcatcgtcatcatcgaaggttcatgtcagaaaatgaatctcgattagaaactcattggcaaaatctcatgccttaactcatgctctatctcatattctatttcCTTATTCTACTCTATATAGACTcttcactcatctcaaatccttaatctcaaggataggtttcaagaaaatcatggttctaagtctcgatttatctctcatataagactcgtaaaatctcattcaaacacttaggcaacacaaacacataaggcacataagaaaacacaatcaaacatcatcaaaacatgttCTGTTttcacactgactcaacttcaaaatttaacacgttctgactccgacatcccctggactccagactcataccaaaagaaaggtctttgagtctagtttcatataaaaaaaagtagagtcaaaaactccaagtggtttgggagatatggcgtttttaccacagtctaccatattcggcagttttaaGTAATCGAagactttgatttttgaaaaatagtaaatgttgtcaaactgggctcaaatttggtggatatctagcccatacagtaaggttgataccataaaaatttggaaagctagatagcacaggaagctactgaaatgaatgactttgtcccctgttctctgcaattcccggtagaaatgtgcagatttagttttgcattttataaaatagtaaatcaagtccaaacgacttgaaattttacaggggtgctcaagactcatgtagagacttgctataaaattttcaaagctttttgacatcgaaaaaccgtcgatcacagtaggtcagtaggcctacgaaaatcaccaaaaactcatctcaaactcttaaatgttcaattcaacattccttcaaagaaaaccaatcaaagctcattttaaacacatatatcactcaaaaacattcaatcacattaaaatactcatcatactcaaattaactctcctcttttacatcataaactcaaatctcaaggaaaacgtttctacaaacgtATCAATTCAATCCTCTTTTCATTCTCATGCTCAAACTCATTCAATCATTCAAAAAGACCtcatacttcatataactcattttacacaaaTAAATCCCCTATAATCATGCCA contains:
- the LOC130989104 gene encoding U1 small nuclear ribonucleoprotein 70 kDa, whose product is MGDYGDAMMRNQNAAVQARTKAQNRANVMQLKLIGQSHPTGLTANLLKLFEPRPPLEYKPPPEKRKCPPYSGIAQFVNNFAEPGDPQYAPPVQKGETPTERRARIHQLRLEEGAKKAAEELEKYDPSNDPDIVGDPYKTLFVARLNYETTESRVKREFEAYGPIKRVRLVTDKESNKPRGYAFIEYVHTRDMKAAYKQADGKKIDNRRVLVDVERGRTVPNWRPRRLGGGLGTTRIGSEDANQRPLGREHVQSGGISRSEEPRGERDRDREKSRERPRERDRERSRELSHERSKDRDHREDRHHRDRDKTKERERERDRGRDRGRGDRERDRTRDRDRGRDRDRGHERDRVRDRDHDRHRERDREREKDYEIGDDQDRGRSRDREYEYEHHSDSKHERGERDRNYGGVDTEDSRGWPDQPEHGLGRPETEHDRGHYEYYGTQGRGQYDNPDKPGEYDRYREYDRDKDRYDQMDDDGYAYDRAASEPQDREYRRSDRSLSGEYEY